In Picosynechococcus sp. PCC 7002, the following are encoded in one genomic region:
- a CDS encoding methylthioribulose 1-phosphate dehydratase produces MSLENQTQKERLCAVIRQLHTQGKSPATSTNYSFLDEDQVIFVSRSGVDKSQFQPEDFIAVDTMGLPLPPDEGIKPSAETLIHCFIYQNFPGITCVLHTHSVAATLLSGIFAAKQAVTFSGYEVIKGIAGQTTHETAIALPIFANDQDMKSFCQQLAQRQEELNNYGFLIAKHGLYAWGETMAIAKRHLEVWEFMLECELEQLKITPPLAAR; encoded by the coding sequence ATGTCTTTAGAGAACCAGACCCAAAAAGAAAGGCTATGTGCTGTGATACGGCAACTCCATACCCAGGGAAAATCACCGGCCACTTCGACGAATTATTCATTTTTGGACGAAGATCAAGTTATTTTTGTCTCCCGCAGTGGCGTTGATAAATCTCAATTTCAACCGGAGGATTTTATTGCGGTAGATACAATGGGTTTGCCGCTGCCCCCCGATGAAGGAATTAAGCCTTCGGCAGAAACTTTAATTCACTGCTTTATTTATCAAAACTTTCCGGGAATTACCTGTGTGTTGCATACCCATTCAGTGGCGGCAACGTTGTTGTCTGGGATATTTGCGGCGAAACAAGCTGTTACCTTTAGCGGCTACGAGGTAATTAAGGGCATTGCGGGTCAAACCACCCACGAAACGGCGATCGCCTTACCGATTTTCGCCAATGACCAAGACATGAAATCCTTTTGTCAACAACTCGCCCAGCGACAGGAGGAGTTAAATAATTACGGCTTTTTAATCGCAAAACATGGCCTTTATGCCTGGGGAGAAACCATGGCGATCGCCAAGCGTCATCTAGAGGTTTGGGAGTTCATGTTAGAATGCGAGCTTGAGCAATTGAAAATCACGCCCCCCTTGGCTGCCCGATGA
- a CDS encoding ATP-binding protein, whose translation MIAISLPPLKSHWTTLSFASTLYLVPILDLLLDRIPSDWRYEVQLGLQEALINAAKHGNRLDPSKKVIVHFYMGAEQCSWIITDEGQGFDRQAQCCQLNDDLLPPEEDECGRGLCLLYQIFDQIHWNAAGNQLRLSKRFSSAPVISLDSAPSIH comes from the coding sequence GTGATCGCGATTTCATTGCCGCCGCTAAAATCCCATTGGACGACCCTCAGTTTTGCCTCTACCCTCTACTTAGTCCCGATTCTCGACCTTCTCCTAGACCGTATCCCCAGTGACTGGCGCTACGAAGTTCAACTCGGTCTCCAGGAAGCACTGATTAATGCGGCCAAACATGGTAATCGACTAGATCCCAGCAAAAAAGTCATTGTTCATTTCTACATGGGGGCAGAACAATGCTCATGGATTATTACCGATGAGGGTCAAGGCTTTGACCGTCAGGCTCAATGTTGTCAATTAAATGATGATCTCCTCCCCCCTGAAGAAGATGAATGTGGTCGTGGCCTCTGTTTGCTCTATCAAATTTTCGACCAAATTCACTGGAACGCCGCCGGTAATCAATTACGCCTAAGTAAACGCTTCAGTAGCGCCCCGGTGATCTCCCTAGACTCTGCACCGTCAATCCATTAA
- the rlmD gene encoding 23S rRNA (uracil(1939)-C(5))-methyltransferase RlmD, with product MHQGDLIELSIHDLNSQGAGVGRHGDQVVFVPDTVPGDRLQVRIVRLKRQYAIGQLQKVLEPAPERRRPPCIVADKCGGCQWLQVEDSLQQQVKTNEIQQALQRIGGFQDLDIQPILSGDGPLSYRNKATYPLGRSSSMGNVQAGYYRKGSHQLINLNQCPVQDSRLNPLLENVKIDIQNQGWSIYNETKHQGKLRHLALRIGQRTGEMLLTLISTSGDLINLETQAETWLEEYPGLVGVCLNENPKKGNLIWGDTTKAIAGRPYLEEIFAGLTLKLRPETFFQVNTSAAEALLTAITQQLTFTGEEILVDAYCGVGTFTLPLAKKVQQAIGIEVQASSIQQAWENAHHNDIHNVEFYAGTVESILPSLDVTADIVLLDPPRKGCDRQVLDALLHSKPKQIVYISCNPATLARDLKHLCATQQYQIQWVQPADFFPQTPHVECAVLLNFVET from the coding sequence ATGCACCAAGGCGATCTGATTGAACTCTCCATCCATGACCTTAATAGCCAGGGGGCTGGGGTCGGTCGCCATGGGGATCAAGTTGTGTTTGTGCCGGATACGGTGCCAGGCGATCGCCTCCAGGTGCGGATCGTCCGTCTCAAGCGACAATACGCCATCGGTCAACTGCAAAAAGTTTTAGAACCCGCCCCAGAACGGCGGCGTCCCCCCTGCATCGTGGCGGACAAATGCGGTGGTTGTCAGTGGCTCCAGGTAGAAGATTCTCTACAACAGCAGGTCAAAACCAACGAAATTCAACAGGCCCTCCAGCGCATTGGTGGTTTCCAGGATCTCGACATTCAGCCGATCCTGAGTGGTGATGGGCCATTGAGTTATCGCAATAAGGCCACCTATCCCCTGGGTCGTTCCAGTAGTATGGGCAATGTGCAAGCCGGGTATTACCGCAAAGGAAGCCACCAACTGATCAACCTCAACCAATGCCCAGTACAGGATTCGCGCCTCAATCCCCTCTTGGAAAATGTCAAAATTGACATCCAAAACCAAGGCTGGTCGATCTACAACGAAACCAAACACCAGGGCAAATTACGCCACCTCGCCCTCCGCATTGGTCAGCGCACCGGGGAAATGCTGTTGACGCTAATTTCCACCAGTGGTGATTTGATTAACCTAGAAACCCAAGCTGAAACCTGGCTCGAAGAATATCCCGGTCTTGTGGGGGTTTGTTTGAACGAAAACCCGAAAAAAGGCAACCTCATCTGGGGTGACACCACAAAGGCGATCGCCGGTCGTCCCTACCTCGAAGAAATTTTTGCGGGACTAACCCTCAAGCTCCGGCCTGAAACCTTTTTCCAAGTCAACACCAGCGCCGCCGAAGCCCTCCTTACGGCAATTACTCAACAGCTCACCTTTACCGGTGAAGAAATCCTCGTCGATGCCTACTGTGGTGTGGGAACCTTCACCTTGCCCCTAGCGAAAAAAGTCCAGCAGGCGATCGGCATCGAAGTTCAAGCAAGCTCGATCCAGCAGGCCTGGGAAAATGCCCACCACAACGATATCCATAATGTGGAATTCTACGCTGGCACCGTAGAGTCAATTCTACCTAGTCTGGATGTCACTGCTGATATCGTGCTCCTTGATCCCCCCCGTAAAGGCTGCGATCGCCAAGTGCTCGATGCTCTCCTTCACAGCAAACCCAAGCAAATTGTTTATATCAGTTGTAATCCTGCAACCCTCGCCCGCGACCTCAAACACCTTTGTGCCACCCAACAGTACCAAATCCAGTGGGTGCAGCCCGCCGACTTCTTTCCCCAAACGCCCCATGTCGAATGCGCCGTTCTCTTGAATTTCGTGGAAACCTAA
- a CDS encoding peroxiredoxin, protein MAAQVGQLAPDFTATAVIDQEFKTIKLSDYRGQYVVLFFYPLDFTFVCPTEVGAFSDRHGEFQKLNTEVLGVSVDSEFAHLAWIQTDRKMGGVGDLAFPLVSDLNKTISTAYGVLEPEAGISLRGLFIIDPEGMIQHITVNNFSFGRSLDETLRVLQAIQHVQTNHNEVCPVDWQVGDRTMVPNPSEAQAYFSTL, encoded by the coding sequence ATGGCCGCACAAGTGGGACAATTGGCACCGGACTTTACCGCTACCGCCGTCATTGATCAAGAGTTCAAAACCATTAAGTTGTCCGACTATCGGGGGCAATATGTGGTGTTGTTTTTCTACCCGCTCGATTTCACTTTTGTCTGTCCAACAGAAGTAGGAGCCTTTAGCGATCGCCACGGGGAATTTCAAAAACTCAATACGGAAGTATTGGGCGTTTCCGTAGATAGTGAATTTGCGCACCTCGCCTGGATCCAAACAGACCGCAAAATGGGTGGCGTGGGCGATTTAGCCTTTCCCCTGGTGTCTGATTTAAACAAAACCATTAGCACGGCCTACGGCGTCCTCGAACCGGAAGCGGGGATCTCCCTGCGGGGACTTTTTATCATCGACCCGGAAGGAATGATCCAACACATCACCGTGAATAATTTTTCCTTTGGCCGCAGCCTTGACGAAACCCTGCGGGTGCTCCAAGCGATTCAGCACGTCCAGACTAATCACAATGAAGTTTGTCCCGTCGATTGGCAAGTGGGCGATCGCACCATGGTGCCAAACCCAAGCGAAGCCCAGGCTTATTTCTCGACCCTCTAG
- a CDS encoding ArnT family glycosyltransferase, with translation MQDQVAKSPRAPWKTGLLLLGLWLGINLGDRLWLWLDQSVPSWDHADYLTESLNYVAAFRQFPGWENFWRLSNKIPPFTHFIAAPFQLIFGPGNDQALLMNLVFSGVLMLVVYGIGQRLFNRSVGLWSAAIALLMPRLTFPRLYYVTDFPLAAVTPLAFCCLTYWYFAQTRRAQWLWVIGFGISAGCALMTKQTALFFLFVPTGFSLAAQLWQKQWVRVLQLLCGLLLSLPIWGIWYRTNFIYLFSTYERANVASAAREGDPPLNTLGAWVYYWLDLPQAIAWILLLVPLVGIALHLLRRFPTQNAKYQLPVRQSLYWLGIYFGGAYLLLSAMYNKDGRYIMPYLPIVAVFLGYGLTQWRGKWQPVRWGTVGLAAIFWLIQLFPLPVIAGLVPDPNYPDRQTYPHPEIIQEIIEQTPNLRSNLGVIPGVAIANNHTLNYYGALRDFQVYGRNLGSTPEQLAQDKESFDWFLTKTGEDPHRNADQLALAASLDTDPEFLLQGSWPLPDQDQLKLYHRRQPLVSVEAADTTQSPVALQNVAVAPEAIAGQPLPITYTWSGNRQDLTKGMALLTWSNGEQFWIQDHQLAFGMLREDAENKGDRLEIIERTATLPPADLPTGLYTLEAQYLDPATGEARPLNQPTVTVEILSATGEALTPTQLVALDWLTQLREIAPQLGEGIAGLEPLFAHVERLNQYDPVQDYLQQVEDSLAYRLTQTPANATNRPQLRDWYWAKTLAHALQEESQATIETLTQLQQLALDDPWVNAYIAFVHLYRWEPRQAELAITPVLDELGDVPEIQAIAGVAALLQGKLFKAWSVVQTLKAQGVL, from the coding sequence TTGCAGGATCAGGTCGCAAAATCACCCAGAGCGCCTTGGAAGACTGGGTTACTTTTATTGGGGTTGTGGCTGGGAATTAATCTCGGCGATCGCCTGTGGTTATGGCTCGATCAAAGTGTACCTTCTTGGGATCATGCCGACTATCTCACGGAGAGTTTGAACTACGTTGCCGCATTTCGCCAATTCCCCGGCTGGGAGAATTTTTGGCGCTTATCCAATAAGATTCCTCCCTTCACCCATTTTATTGCGGCGCCATTTCAACTCATTTTTGGGCCGGGAAATGATCAAGCTCTGCTGATGAATCTGGTATTTAGCGGTGTTCTAATGCTGGTGGTTTACGGCATTGGCCAGCGATTATTTAATCGTTCGGTGGGTTTGTGGAGTGCGGCGATCGCCCTTTTAATGCCCCGCTTGACGTTCCCTCGACTTTACTATGTGACGGATTTTCCCCTTGCTGCTGTCACGCCATTGGCATTTTGTTGTTTAACCTATTGGTATTTTGCGCAAACCCGTCGCGCCCAATGGCTCTGGGTAATAGGGTTTGGGATCAGTGCTGGGTGTGCCCTGATGACAAAACAAACCGCTCTCTTTTTTTTGTTTGTGCCGACAGGATTTTCCTTGGCCGCTCAACTCTGGCAGAAGCAATGGGTAAGGGTTCTACAACTTCTCTGCGGTCTGCTGCTCTCCCTTCCGATCTGGGGAATTTGGTATCGCACAAATTTTATCTACTTATTCAGTACCTATGAGCGCGCCAACGTCGCATCGGCAGCGAGGGAAGGAGATCCTCCTCTAAATACCTTGGGGGCATGGGTTTACTATTGGTTGGATTTACCCCAGGCGATCGCCTGGATTCTGTTGCTGGTGCCCCTTGTTGGTATTGCGTTGCACTTACTACGTCGTTTTCCTACCCAAAACGCTAAATATCAACTTCCTGTAAGACAAAGTTTGTATTGGTTAGGGATTTATTTTGGTGGTGCTTATTTGCTGCTATCAGCGATGTACAACAAAGATGGCCGCTATATCATGCCCTATCTGCCAATTGTGGCGGTTTTCTTGGGGTATGGCCTGACCCAGTGGCGCGGTAAATGGCAACCTGTGCGTTGGGGAACCGTGGGTTTAGCTGCAATCTTTTGGCTCATCCAATTGTTTCCTTTGCCAGTCATTGCGGGACTGGTACCAGATCCTAATTATCCGGATCGGCAGACCTATCCCCACCCAGAAATTATCCAGGAAATTATTGAGCAAACTCCAAATTTAAGAAGTAACTTGGGGGTGATCCCTGGGGTGGCGATCGCCAATAATCACACGCTTAATTACTATGGCGCTCTACGGGATTTTCAGGTGTATGGGCGGAATTTAGGGAGTACTCCAGAACAGTTGGCTCAAGACAAGGAGTCCTTTGATTGGTTCCTCACGAAAACAGGAGAGGACCCCCACCGCAACGCGGATCAGTTGGCCCTCGCGGCGAGTTTAGATACTGATCCTGAGTTTCTGCTCCAGGGGAGTTGGCCGCTGCCGGATCAAGATCAGCTAAAGCTCTATCACCGTCGCCAACCTTTGGTTTCTGTCGAAGCTGCTGATACCACTCAAAGTCCTGTGGCATTACAAAATGTGGCCGTCGCACCAGAGGCGATCGCCGGTCAACCTCTTCCGATTACCTACACTTGGTCGGGAAATCGGCAGGATTTAACCAAGGGTATGGCGTTACTCACCTGGTCAAACGGCGAACAGTTTTGGATCCAGGATCACCAGTTGGCCTTCGGGATGCTACGGGAGGATGCAGAGAACAAAGGCGATCGCCTCGAAATTATTGAACGTACCGCCACTTTACCGCCAGCAGATTTACCAACGGGCCTTTACACTTTGGAGGCCCAGTATCTCGATCCAGCCACCGGGGAAGCCCGCCCCTTGAACCAACCGACAGTCACTGTAGAAATTTTGTCGGCCACAGGCGAAGCCTTAACGCCAACACAATTGGTGGCCTTGGATTGGCTGACCCAACTTCGGGAAATTGCGCCCCAACTTGGTGAAGGCATTGCGGGGTTAGAGCCATTATTTGCCCACGTGGAGCGGCTTAACCAGTACGATCCAGTCCAGGATTATTTACAGCAAGTGGAAGATAGCCTTGCCTATCGCCTCACACAAACGCCAGCCAACGCAACCAACCGCCCCCAACTGCGGGATTGGTATTGGGCCAAAACCCTTGCCCATGCTCTCCAAGAGGAATCTCAGGCCACCATCGAGACCCTGACTCAACTGCAGCAACTGGCCCTAGACGATCCCTGGGTGAATGCCTACATCGCCTTCGTCCATCTGTACCGTTGGGAACCCAGGCAGGCAGAATTGGCCATTACGCCAGTTTTAGACGAGCTAGGGGATGTCCCAGAAATTCAGGCGATCGCCGGGGTGGCGGCGCTCCTCCAGGGAAAACTCTTCAAAGCCTGGTCAGTGGTGCAAACCCTCAAGGCCCAGGGCGTTTTGTAA
- the ndhL gene encoding NAD(P)H-quinone oxidoreductase subunit L, with protein MPFDIPVETLLIATLYLSLSVTYLLVLPAGLYFYLNNRWYVASSIERLVMYFFVFFLFPGMLLLSPFLNFRPRRREV; from the coding sequence ATGCCCTTTGATATTCCCGTTGAAACCCTCCTGATTGCCACCCTCTACCTCAGCCTCAGCGTGACCTATCTGCTCGTTTTGCCTGCTGGTCTCTATTTTTATCTCAATAACCGTTGGTATGTCGCCAGTTCCATCGAGCGACTTGTGATGTATTTCTTCGTTTTCTTTTTGTTCCCTGGGATGCTCCTCCTAAGCCCTTTCCTGAATTTCCGTCCCCGCCGTCGCGAAGTCTAA
- a CDS encoding DUF3007 family protein — MRRIDILAISFGIFIVGGLLYGGLKVAGLESLDAGIWSQALLVIVVFVWVGTYLFRVGTRNMTFHQQRRDYEEAALQRRLDEMSPEELAQLQAELEATEDQTSPKK; from the coding sequence ATGCGACGCATTGATATCTTGGCCATCAGTTTCGGTATTTTCATCGTGGGTGGGCTACTCTATGGTGGCCTCAAAGTTGCGGGCCTCGAAAGTTTAGATGCAGGGATCTGGTCCCAGGCGTTGCTGGTAATTGTGGTGTTTGTCTGGGTGGGAACCTATCTGTTTCGAGTAGGAACCCGCAATATGACCTTTCATCAACAGCGGCGAGATTACGAAGAAGCAGCCCTGCAGCGGCGCTTAGATGAGATGAGCCCCGAAGAATTAGCCCAACTCCAGGCAGAACTTGAGGCAACGGAAGATCAAACTTCGCCAAAAAAGTAA
- the trpA gene encoding tryptophan synthase subunit alpha, which yields MTSVSERFRSLKQAGQCALIPFITAGDPDLETTEQALKILDAAGADFIELGVPYSDPLADGPTIQAAATRALSRGVTLEQVLAIVQRVHGQLTAPIILFTYYNPIFYRGIDAFMAQVAAAGVKGLVIPDLPLEESQMVLDAATSHGLDLILLVAPTSPTERIEAIAKASQGFIYLVSVTGVTGARTSVASRVGELLPKLRQVTDKPIGVGFGVSDPAQARQLKEWGADGVIVGSAVVKRLATGTPAEGLAAVKEFCESLKEAIA from the coding sequence ATGACCTCTGTTTCTGAACGTTTCCGATCCCTCAAGCAGGCGGGCCAATGTGCGCTGATTCCCTTCATTACAGCGGGTGATCCAGATTTAGAAACGACAGAACAGGCCCTCAAAATTTTAGACGCAGCCGGGGCTGATTTTATTGAACTCGGCGTCCCCTATTCTGATCCCCTCGCCGATGGGCCGACAATCCAAGCGGCGGCAACCAGGGCCTTGAGCCGGGGCGTCACCCTTGAGCAAGTTTTAGCGATCGTGCAACGAGTCCATGGGCAATTAACAGCACCGATTATTTTATTCACCTATTACAATCCGATTTTTTATCGGGGCATTGATGCTTTTATGGCCCAAGTGGCAGCGGCGGGAGTCAAAGGTTTGGTGATCCCGGATCTGCCCCTAGAGGAATCCCAGATGGTGCTGGATGCAGCAACAAGTCATGGTCTTGATTTGATTTTATTGGTGGCTCCCACCAGTCCCACGGAACGGATCGAGGCGATCGCCAAAGCATCCCAAGGTTTCATTTACCTCGTGAGTGTGACGGGGGTCACGGGGGCGAGAACCTCTGTGGCCAGCCGTGTCGGGGAACTGTTGCCGAAGTTACGTCAAGTGACCGATAAGCCCATCGGGGTTGGTTTCGGGGTTTCGGATCCAGCCCAGGCAAGACAGCTAAAAGAATGGGGCGCGGATGGCGTGATCGTCGGCAGTGCGGTAGTCAAACGCCTCGCCACTGGAACGCCCGCCGAAGGTTTAGCGGCAGTCAAAGAATTTTGTGAGTCCCTCAAGGAAGCGATCGCCTAA
- a CDS encoding chloride channel protein: MASVRNWWIFRSLGQHSLNNNYLLIEACLIGVISGLAALFLKQGIGFVGGYRVILSRQYGAWLILPLFGVVCGWLAGYLLETFAPEAKGGGVPQVKVVLAQFPLPLNWKVALAKSIGTILVLGGGLTLGRRGPSVHIGAALAAQLSQWLPTTPNHRRQMIAAGAAAGLAAGFNTPIAGVLFVVEELMRDMSGLTLETAIVASFTGAVVSRWFGTSDLNLPAELLNAANQSNFYLAEIPWYLLLGGLAGVLGALFNRGILTVLGFNRRLRLSLGVRMAIAGAISGTVVAFLPPFFRDNAGLRDFLLTGDAGWQVIAIAFVAHFFLSLIAYGSGAPGGLFAPTLVLGTALGYLVGTCAEIFVPEATQYTYALAGMGAFFTGVARVPVTAIVIVFELTTDFNLVLPLMLASVTALIVAESIFKGSIYEYLLEASGIHLEEEKNPQVLTDLTAAQVMQPEVETLESHLNLKDLVPILSESPHRGFPVLKQGKLVGIVTQGDLAQMAAQGKNLTVAQVMQRKVITVSPRASLSDVLYLLNRYQISRLPVVDNDQLQGIITRSDIIRAEAQELLGKSHHAVQRTPSYCVYQTHTSDNYKRKLWVAIANPNTAEALITFAAAIAKEKNAMVYCLNVVQVAATYPLTDAHMNTYPERHLMEKLERLGETLGISIHTQVILAYDVAGAILQEISSKDQGLILGWQGDRHPGGQLFGSVMEYLVKKVPCDVILVKTSHAHPLQFKAQTGKIRALVPIAGGPNAERAQEFIPALLHLSPEVVRYSLPSQICLCQVYQPQQRPQHFPLLVKAKRGLDPLVEIPIIPLPIRSSHIADSLIRLIKEETYDLVILGASRESLFQKALHGNIPEAIAKGTNRTVVIIRGALDVTDPE, translated from the coding sequence ATGGCTTCTGTGCGAAATTGGTGGATTTTTCGATCCTTAGGCCAGCACAGCTTAAACAATAACTATTTATTAATCGAAGCCTGCCTCATTGGTGTCATCTCCGGTTTGGCGGCCCTTTTCCTCAAACAAGGCATTGGTTTCGTGGGGGGATATCGGGTCATCCTGAGTCGTCAATACGGCGCCTGGTTAATCCTGCCTCTGTTTGGGGTGGTTTGCGGCTGGTTGGCGGGCTATCTCCTAGAGACCTTTGCCCCAGAAGCCAAGGGGGGCGGCGTCCCCCAGGTCAAGGTTGTCCTGGCCCAATTTCCCCTGCCGCTAAATTGGAAGGTAGCCTTAGCTAAATCCATTGGCACGATTTTGGTTCTAGGTGGTGGACTGACCCTCGGACGGCGCGGCCCCAGTGTCCATATCGGTGCGGCTCTCGCAGCTCAACTCAGTCAATGGCTGCCGACAACCCCAAACCACCGACGACAGATGATTGCAGCCGGAGCAGCGGCGGGTTTAGCGGCGGGATTTAATACCCCCATTGCTGGGGTACTGTTCGTGGTCGAAGAACTGATGCGGGACATGTCAGGGCTGACTTTAGAAACAGCAATTGTTGCTTCCTTTACGGGCGCGGTGGTCTCCCGCTGGTTTGGCACTTCGGATCTGAATTTGCCCGCAGAGCTATTAAACGCGGCGAATCAAAGTAATTTTTATCTGGCAGAAATCCCCTGGTATTTGCTGTTGGGGGGCTTGGCAGGGGTTTTGGGGGCTTTATTCAATCGCGGTATCTTAACGGTTTTGGGGTTTAATCGTCGTCTCCGTTTGAGCTTGGGGGTGCGGATGGCGATCGCCGGGGCGATTTCGGGCACTGTGGTCGCGTTTTTGCCGCCTTTTTTCCGGGACAATGCAGGGCTACGGGATTTTTTGCTTACGGGGGATGCGGGCTGGCAGGTAATTGCGATCGCCTTTGTCGCCCACTTTTTCCTAAGCTTGATTGCCTATGGCTCCGGCGCACCGGGGGGACTATTTGCACCGACCCTCGTTTTAGGCACGGCCCTCGGTTATTTAGTGGGTACCTGTGCCGAGATCTTTGTGCCAGAGGCGACCCAATATACCTACGCCCTTGCGGGGATGGGGGCTTTTTTTACAGGGGTGGCGCGGGTGCCAGTGACCGCGATTGTAATTGTCTTTGAGCTGACCACAGATTTTAATTTAGTCCTCCCCTTAATGCTGGCTTCGGTGACAGCGCTCATCGTGGCCGAAAGCATTTTTAAAGGTTCGATCTACGAGTATCTCCTGGAAGCCAGCGGCATTCACCTAGAGGAGGAAAAAAACCCCCAGGTGTTAACGGATCTCACCGCCGCCCAGGTGATGCAACCGGAAGTAGAAACCCTGGAAAGCCACCTCAACTTAAAGGATTTAGTCCCCATCCTGTCTGAATCGCCCCACCGGGGTTTTCCGGTTTTAAAACAAGGCAAGCTCGTCGGCATTGTCACCCAAGGGGATCTGGCCCAAATGGCGGCCCAGGGAAAGAATTTAACGGTAGCCCAGGTGATGCAACGCAAGGTGATTACGGTCTCTCCCCGGGCTTCCCTTAGTGATGTTTTGTACCTGCTCAATCGTTATCAAATTTCCCGCCTACCTGTCGTCGATAATGATCAGCTCCAGGGGATTATTACCCGGTCAGATATTATTCGTGCCGAGGCCCAGGAACTCCTCGGGAAAAGTCACCATGCAGTACAGCGCACGCCGTCCTATTGCGTTTATCAAACCCACACCAGCGACAATTACAAGCGCAAACTCTGGGTGGCGATCGCCAATCCCAATACCGCCGAAGCCCTCATCACCTTTGCGGCAGCCATTGCCAAGGAAAAAAATGCCATGGTCTATTGCCTGAATGTGGTGCAGGTGGCAGCAACCTATCCCCTCACCGATGCCCACATGAACACCTATCCAGAACGGCATCTGATGGAAAAACTGGAACGCCTTGGGGAGACATTGGGGATCTCAATCCACACCCAAGTGATCCTCGCCTACGATGTGGCCGGGGCCATTCTTCAGGAAATTTCGAGCAAGGATCAGGGGTTAATCTTGGGTTGGCAAGGCGATCGCCACCCAGGGGGGCAACTGTTCGGGAGTGTAATGGAATATCTCGTGAAAAAAGTGCCCTGTGACGTGATTTTGGTGAAAACGAGCCACGCCCATCCCCTCCAATTTAAGGCTCAAACAGGAAAAATCCGCGCCCTCGTTCCCATTGCGGGCGGCCCCAACGCCGAACGCGCCCAGGAATTCATCCCAGCACTGCTGCACCTGTCCCCAGAGGTGGTGCGCTATTCCCTGCCGTCCCAAATTTGCCTCTGTCAGGTCTATCAACCCCAACAACGCCCCCAACATTTTCCGCTGCTCGTCAAGGCCAAGCGAGGCTTGGATCCCCTGGTCGAAATTCCCATTATTCCCCTACCTATTCGCTCGTCCCACATTGCTGACAGTTTAATCCGCCTAATCAAAGAAGAAACCTACGATCTGGTCATTCTGGGAGCTAGCCGAGAAAGCTTATTTCAAAAGGCGCTCCATGGAAATATCCCGGAGGCGATCGCCAAGGGGACAAACCGCACAGTGGTGATTATTCGGGGGGCCTTAGACGTCACTGACCCCGAATGA
- a CDS encoding vitamin K epoxide reductase family protein, translated as MVRRRSQPWIHQWSRPIIGAIAIIGFLLTSYLTISKLFGAEVACGTEAAASCSDVLSSPYAFVFGLPLSLFGAIAYLAMAGFSLVPLAINPEDNKKLRNKYEDWTWLFLLIGATAMSLFSAYLMYILFAKIGGVCLYCITSATFAASFLLLTLFGRFWDDWGEVFLTIFVVAIITALGTLGLYNSIERDIQGNVPVLNDQGQEIITQVPNRAPEPPTGWEITTTSGPAEIALAEHLTEIGAKEYGAYWCPHCYDQKQLFGKEAFAKVPYIECAPEGENGQPDVCAAAGLEGFPTWEINGERYAGTQPLQRLAELSGYQGSTDFKYALPR; from the coding sequence ATGGTACGCCGACGTTCTCAACCCTGGATCCATCAGTGGTCCCGCCCTATTATCGGGGCGATCGCCATCATTGGCTTTTTGCTCACCAGTTACCTGACGATCTCCAAACTTTTCGGGGCAGAGGTGGCCTGTGGTACAGAAGCAGCAGCGAGCTGTAGTGATGTACTCTCTAGTCCCTACGCCTTTGTCTTTGGCTTGCCCTTGTCGCTGTTTGGGGCGATCGCCTATCTCGCCATGGCCGGTTTTTCCCTAGTGCCCCTGGCGATTAATCCCGAAGACAACAAAAAACTGCGGAACAAATACGAAGATTGGACATGGCTCTTTCTCCTCATTGGTGCCACCGCCATGAGCCTGTTTAGTGCCTACCTGATGTACATTCTCTTTGCGAAAATTGGCGGCGTTTGTCTCTACTGCATCACCTCGGCCACCTTTGCCGCGAGTTTTCTGCTATTAACCCTCTTTGGTCGCTTTTGGGACGATTGGGGTGAAGTGTTCCTGACAATTTTTGTGGTGGCGATAATTACCGCCCTCGGCACCCTCGGCTTATACAACAGCATTGAACGCGATATCCAAGGCAACGTCCCGGTGCTTAATGACCAGGGCCAAGAAATTATTACCCAAGTCCCCAACCGCGCCCCCGAACCGCCCACAGGCTGGGAAATCACCACTACCTCTGGCCCCGCAGAAATTGCCCTAGCCGAACACCTCACAGAAATTGGGGCGAAAGAATATGGCGCTTACTGGTGTCCCCACTGCTACGACCAAAAACAGTTGTTCGGGAAAGAAGCCTTTGCCAAAGTGCCCTACATTGAATGCGCCCCCGAAGGAGAAAATGGCCAGCCTGATGTTTGTGCCGCCGCTGGGCTAGAAGGATTCCCTACCTGGGAGATTAATGGGGAACGTTATGCTGGCACTCAACCGCTACAACGTCTGGCAGAGCTTTCTGGCTACCAAGGTTCCACTGATTTTAAATATGCCTTGCCCCGTTAA